Part of the Desulfitibacter alkalitolerans DSM 16504 genome is shown below.
CTTAAGCTTTCAAAATCTAAAAACTGTTGCTTATTTATTTTAGGTTGAAAGTCAAAATCAAAATCCTTAAGTTCCTTTTGGTGTGGAAAACCAGCTACTTTAACCATTGCATTTCTGGCATTAAAGTTTTTAACTTCTATTTCTTTAGTAGTAAGTTCATATAATGCGTCTACGACACTTATTTTGCCTTCATTTATTTGATCTAAATACTGTCCTAGCATTATACTCATTTGATTTAATCTAAGCTCTTTTAGGTTGTCATACAATATCTGATAATTGCTCATTAAACTTCTCCAATTCTTTTAAATGTTTTAATGCATAATCTTCAATTCCATCATGCTTTCTAAATGTCTGTTTTAGAATCTCTAAATGATGATGTTCGTTATAAATTATTTTCTTGTTTTCAACTATTTCATGGACTGTTATAAGTTTTTTGTTATAATATACATGCAAGTTGTTTTCAATAACTTGTATCGTGACTTTCTTACCAATTAAGGCTGAAGGAACTGAATACATTTTCTTTTTGTAGGGGATTAATGCATTCGTATTTACATTCACCTTAATTGAAGAAAGCTTGTAGGAAGAACATATTTTTTCTTGTGGTAGAGGAGAAAGATGTTCTTTCTCTTTTTTATACACAAGAATTGGTGCTATACCAGTATTTTGACAAATCCTAATATTAGCTTCATTTGTTATCTTCTCTAGTTTTTCATGTAACTCTTCAAGTGTATTTAATACACCGTTATACGCCATTATTTCATCTATAACCTTCATAGGACTTTCTACTTTTGCTTTGGTATTTGGCCTGCCTGCTATACAAGGAAATACTTTAAAACCATAATCATCTGCAAATTGTTGAAACTTTGGATTAACTGTCCCATCTGAAGTTTCAGTCCTGGCTTTTATCATCATTGTAGTTGCATTGTCTATAACTAATTCTTGTGGTACACCCCCTATTGTTTCAAATGCATTTGCTAGAAAATCTAATATACAATCTAAGCTAACTGATAGATAAATAACCCAGACTTTAAGCCTTGATGCTGATAATACCAAGCTTCCTACATTTAATACGACTTCTTCTCCATTATTAAATTGAAATTTTATCTTCTCCTTCCAATCAAATTGTGCTTGTTGTCCAAGTGGTGTTTCTGATTTAACTGAGTTAGGATTCCCCTTTGGTTTAAAATACTTTGCAAACTCTTCATTTTTTAGTATGTAATAGTTGAAGTTGTTTCTTGTACATTTTAAACCATGCTCTCTTTGTAAATATCTAAAGAGATGATCTTTGTAATAAAAAACTTGGGATGACCCCTCAGAGAGTAAATATTTTATGATTTCATAGTAGTCATCAATAATGGATTTTTTCTTTTTTCTTTCCTTCTTATCAGCTCCCTCATAATATTTTTTTACTGTCCGTCTATCAACTCCTAAGTTCCTTGCTATTTCACTAAAATTTGGTTTATCCAAGTTATTTGCCTCCACAAATATTCTTAACTTCGATAGATCTTTTACTGAGTTAATTTCTATATCAGTTACTATGTTAAATTTCATTCTCATCACCCAGTAAAACTATAGACACTTAAGTGATATTTGTACATGCTTATTTTTGCACTTTAGGACATTTTAATTTTAGCATTTATATAAATAAATCCATTGCTCATAAGCAAAAAGGCCAGTCAGGGTTCTTATAACCCCAACCGGCAACATACTTTCCACCACAATCGTTATTACGTCAAAAACCGTATCTCCGCAGACGAGGTCATATCCCGATTTTCACTTTTAGGCTGTCCATTAGTTGTTTATTCTCAAAATTCTGCTCATCTTTACTAAAAGTATAAAACCCGCAAAACAGCTTGAATACTAGGATTACAAGCATTTTTTGCGTTGTATTTGAACCACACACTCCACATGCCCCGTATGTGGAAACATGTCAACAGGCTGTACTTCTTTTACTGTGTAGAACTCTGTGAGAACCTTTAAATCACGTGCCAATGTAGCCGGGTTG
Proteins encoded:
- the istA gene encoding IS21 family transposase, yielding MKFNIVTDIEINSVKDLSKLRIFVEANNLDKPNFSEIARNLGVDRRTVKKYYEGADKKERKKKKSIIDDYYEIIKYLLSEGSSQVFYYKDHLFRYLQREHGLKCTRNNFNYYILKNEEFAKYFKPKGNPNSVKSETPLGQQAQFDWKEKIKFQFNNGEEVVLNVGSLVLSASRLKVWVIYLSVSLDCILDFLANAFETIGGVPQELVIDNATTMMIKARTETSDGTVNPKFQQFADDYGFKVFPCIAGRPNTKAKVESPMKVIDEIMAYNGVLNTLEELHEKLEKITNEANIRICQNTGIAPILVYKKEKEHLSPLPQEKICSSYKLSSIKVNVNTNALIPYKKKMYSVPSALIGKKVTIQVIENNLHVYYNKKLITVHEIVENKKIIYNEHHHLEILKQTFRKHDGIEDYALKHLKELEKFNEQLSDIV